The proteins below are encoded in one region of Chrysemys picta bellii isolate R12L10 chromosome 4, ASM1138683v2, whole genome shotgun sequence:
- the LOC135983040 gene encoding uncharacterized protein LOC135983040, which yields MQSSPAVMAVQSVNRKRAPAWTDREVLDLIAVWGDESVLSELRSKRRNAKIYEKISKDMAERGYSRDATQCRVKIKELRQGYQKTKEANGRSGSHPQTSRFYEALHSILGAAATTTPPVTVDSEDGILSTAGSSDMLGDGEDEEGDEEGEAVGSAHNADFPDSQDLFITLTEIPYEASPAVTPDTESGEGSATPSATVSQPSLESHSQRLARIRRRKKRTREDMFSELMACSQAQAAQQTQWRENLTRMHQANMDREERWRQEDQQATQTLLGLLREQTDTLRRLVDVLQERRQEDRAPLQSISNRPPPPPSPIPTSPKVQRRRGGRVPAKSHSTPAESSSSRRLSFPKI from the exons atgcagagctctccagcagtgatggccgtgcagtctgtgaatagaaagagagccccagcatggactgatcgtgaagtcttggatctcatcgctgtgtggggcgatgagtccgtgctttccgagctgcgatccaaaagaaggaatgcaaagatctacgagaagatctctaaagacatggcagagagaggatacagccgggatgcaacgcagtgccgcgtgaaaatcaaggagctgagacaaggctaccagaagaccaaagaggcaaacggacgctccggatcccatccccagacatcccgtttctacgaggcactgcattccatcctcggtgcggccgccaccactaccccaccagtgaccgtggactctgaggatgggatactgtccacggccggttcctcggacatgttaggggacggggaagatgaggaaggagatgaggagggcgaggcagtcggcagcgctcacaacgctgatttccccgacagccaggatctcttcatcacccttacagagatcccctacgaagcgtccccagctgttaccccggacacagaatctggtgaaggatcagcca ccccatctgcgactgtctcacaacctagcctggaatcacactcccagaggctagcgcggattaggcgtaggaagaagaggacacgggaggacatgttctctgagcttatggcctgttcccaagcccaggcagcacagcagacccagtggcgggagaacttgacccgaatgcaccaagccaacatggatcgggaggagaggtggcggcaggaagaccagcaggcgactcaaacgctgcttggactactgagggagcaaacggacacgctccggcgccttgtggatgttctgcaggaacggaggcaggaggacagagccccgctgcagtccatctctaaccgccctcccccgccaccaagtcccatacccacctcacccaaagtgcaaagaaggagaggcggcagagtccctgctaagtctcactccacccctgcagagagctctagtagcagaaggctctcatttcccaaaatttga